ccaggcttatccttttctacataaaggattgggccaccttgctgcactttatttacttattacttgttactatttatcttatcacaaaattatctatcacctataatttcagtgcttgcagagaaaaccttactgaaaaccgcttatcatttccttctgcttctcgttgggttcgacactcttacttatcgaaaggactgcgatagatcccctacacttgtgggtcatcacttagtataagttgttggtgcacataggtgagcctagttgttgcaggttttgttcttgacaaattaaccactaggtttatttcgcatttgttcaaacctaaaccgtaattattttaaagcgcctactcaccccccctctaggctACATCCTTGATCTTTCAGAAGGTACAGAttatgactaataagctccacccatggggtttagccttcggcaaCCACGTATCCgctgacaataggcgaaacttttacacgccaaactgacaattcaaggcattgtccattgttcagttgtgaagaagtctaatcctgttgctctaggtggaagttcaacttaacaatcTCCACTGAAATTTATGATATATCAAACATTAtttggaacagttgacaaacttatgtgcctcgagatctggtggggtattgatggattatggatgggcttaggcccatataagacactaatccctggttaatcttgaggcccatgtatgagatggcaggtggtgggaagtttagtcccaccctgctagttgaggagagttgagatCCCTTTATAAGtgctgctctaccacttgccattgggagcttgggaagaggagtagtacatgcgcgctcctcctcctccgccgcccgcctcgcctctcgcctcgcctcgcctcatcacgacgcgcgcgccgcgggttgcaggaatgagccgagccgaagcttatttttgctgCTCAGGAACGAATTAATTAATCAGGAATTAATTAACGGGTGGGCCACTGTTCGAGACGTTGGACTGTGGACTGACCTGCATTGTCGGGATTCGTCGACTCCCTTGCCAGGAGTGCGACCCTTCGacgataaggtttttggggagctctcagcgcgactgctcccgatccatcCCTAGCTCCGtcagcctctgcttccactacttccccttcatcaacaccatggccgccgtcgccaagaagaagaaggccacagacGAATCCGAGGCTACTGCTGCTGCCggcgcgttggcctggccaaccggagggtatgatctgttcatccctcatTTACTCGTGCTTGTGCTAGCCGTATATGTGTTGCTCATAGATGGTTTGCTTCTATATTCTGTACATGCTAGTATGCTTAGGAATCGGTATGAGATGCATATCGAAtttgccatgcttactgtttactcgtggattagtCTAATTGAAAaaatgctaatatttccaacagtaaggaCGTGTGATACGATTACAAATGGTTAAAATTAAAACAAGAGGCTGTAAACTAAGAGCCTGCCATGGCTCCCTACCTATTTTTTCTTAGCTGGCCACATTCCCACCGTTTGCGCTCCAGACTAGTTAAACAGAACCAGGGCCTCTCGATCTGGTACGTGTCGAAACGAACAGCAACCAAGGGCAACCTATACCCAAAAATAGTGGACTATAAATAGATTAAGGCAACAAACTTCCGGGCCTCCCATTTCCCCCAACTAGGAAGAGAAAATCTAGTCCTGTTTCTCTTGGAGCTTGGGAGAGGATTGCAATTCTTTGCCAATTTGCGACAGATCATGCAAGAATAGGTGGAGATGTCACCAGGAAGATGAAACACTGCTGATTGTCCTTGGTTGCTCTTTGAGTATTGGTTCCTAAGGTATGTGAGCTTCATTTCATTGATGGTGGCTACTTTGTCTGAATCTACTTGTGTATGGCAGACAGATTGATGGTGGTACTTTCATTGATGAATTGTTTCAATCTGTTCATTCTGCTAATTCATCATTTGTTTTCTACACATTATCTGGGTCAATCCTACATGGAATGTAGAGATATCTCAACCAACACTTATAGCAAATCCATGAGCCCCTGATCCATAGCAGCGGTAGTTACCAACATTACATTCCGAAGAAAACTTTCAGACGGGCTGTTTTCACAAGTTGTTTCTATTCATTTTTGTTTGgtgctccctctgtaaacaaatataagagcactTATATCACTAAAGTAGTTATctgaacgctcttatatttctttacggagggagtaatttgtAAAGGATTGCATCACATTTCATTGTTTGCACAAACAAGCCTCTGCATGATGACATTGGGTCTATTCATCTACAAACAAAGTAAATGTGGGGTCGGGTGATTCTTCCTTTTGATTTGGAAAATAACCTTTCTTCTGTTAACGCCGTACTAATTAACTTTCTTATGAAGGCTTATATCAAGAGGTGGAGGGAACAAAAGACTTAAGTTGTGGATTCCTCTCAGGGTGCCGCGGGCGGCCAGCCGCCtgtggaaccagttaagatgaaGGGCCTTCTCAAGGGCCTCCGATACATCTCGCAAATATTCGGTACGCGCCAAGCATCCAGTATATATACCAACCACCGTTCTACAATCAAATCCCCTAAATTCTAACCAGCCacaatgaattaattaattaatcacctCAACAATGTTCACAGCAAACATCATGAACATGCGTAGAACTCTACCAGAATATGAAAAGCTGCTGCCCAGTTAGAGAAAATTGTGAAACGAAATGCAGTTGGAATGGAAAGTTGGTAGGATGGTGTTGTAAAATGTGTGCGCCTTGTGTGTTGTTGTGTGCGTGCGGGTAGTTGCAGATCCCAAGGAGCCGGAGATCCAGATCGGGGCGCCGACGGACGTGAAGCACGTCGCGCACATCGGCTGGGACAACAACTCCGTCGCCAACCCCGCCTGGGTAAGCTCGCGCGGgcgccatttccatttccatttccatttccaccGTGAATCTCCAATTCTCCATCGTGACGCGCGGCTCCGGCCGGCCGATTTGGTTGCAGATGAACGAGTTCAAGTCGCAGCCGGGAGCGTCCGGGAGCGGCGGGCTGGAAggcgcgggggcgggggcgggggcggagcagcccggaggaggaggaggaggaggagggggaggggcgcccaAGGCGGAGCAGTCGGAGGCGAAGCCTCGACGGACGAGAGGGAAGGGGTCGGGGAGCGGCGAGGGGAAGCGGGAAGGGCGGCGGACGGCGAAGGCGGAGGCCTCGGCGGAGGGCGgagagggggaggcggcggcgccgaaGCCGCGGCGGAGGAAGCCCAAGACGTCCGGGGGCGGCTCGGGGTCGGGGAGCCGGTCCAAGCCGGCATCGGGGGGTGCCGCGTCGGAGTCGTCCGCCGCGGAGGCGGAAGACGGGTGAAGCCGCGCGCTGCTCGCTGGTACGTACATACGGGGAGAAGAAGcttttttgaatttgaacttgttttTTGTTGGGCTTGCCGCGAGGCCTCGAGCGAGACATGGGCCTTTTTtgcttgtattttttttctttataaTGCTACGTTGTTTGTTTTGGGCCTGTGCTTGGAACCGACTGGTTttagaagtgtgtgtgtgtgtgtgtagatgTGGAAATGGGCCATCTGTAACGTGTGCTTAGCGTGTGTTATTATCCTTATTACTTACTTATCTGAGATGGAAATATATGACAGTTCACCTATATGTTTTTTTTGAGCAAAAAGTTCACCTATATTTGGGCGTATCTATAACTCGCTTATTGTGAGGTGCATTTCACGCTCACCTACAGCACAATGCGACATATGGGCCGGCGCAGCAAATGCACTCATGCGGTAGCGTCTCACATCTACCATTAATTTGCACGTCTACAAGTGTATCTAGTGTTGTTCGCTTCGTAAGATCATTGTCTATATGAGAAGTGGTTTGATGGTTAAGAATGCAGTGATACTTCCAACCCATTAGGAATCAAACCCTAGGTTTGACGCTTTGCTATCTCATAAAGGCGGACTATCGCTCAGCAAGGGTAACATTTCCGTCGATAGCAAGGCGCTAGCCGGCTCAGTCATTTGGAAGTGTTCATACGGATAGGATGTATGTGCATTCATGAGGTGATTATATGCATATAGTTTATGAGCATATGTGTTTGTTCTGTATGTCTACAAAAAGATCCATAAGTATGTTTTCAACCGTCAATATgcaagtcggttcgtttttttttatttttttcactttTGTCTATTTTCGAAATATTCTAAATATATGTGTTTTAGAATTAATTTTCTACGATTTAAAAAAACTCACCACACATTAAAAAATAATTCATACAATGTAATTTTTTTACACAATTTTAAGAAATCACACCTGATACATGTGCATGTCGTGTAAAGTTATTCACAAGTTTTTAATAAAATTTTCGTGAAAATGTAAAAATTATTCACGTAATTTGTGAAAAACATTCGTACAATTTAAAAGTTATTCATGgcatttaattttttttgaatttaaacaTATATTTCATGAAATTTCTAGAAAAAAACATGAAATGAAATAAACTTGTTCTTGCACTTCTATAAAAATGGACGAATCATAAAAAGACATATTCATGTCATTTTAAAAAATGCTCTAATTTCAAACACTTGAAATATTTTTgcatgttttaaaaaaatgttcatgacctTTTTGAAAACATGTTTAATATATGTTTAAAAATGTTTAGTGTGCATTTTACAAATATTCAGCACATGTTCACATAAAATGTTCAACATGCATTAGTATACATTGAGCCTATTTAAGCCCCCAATCGCACATAACGACAAGGAACCGTGTGTGATGACAGCATCACACACAGTATGAACCAAACCTTGTGTTGAAAAATTAAACGTGTGTGATCAACGGTCCAT
Above is a window of Triticum aestivum cultivar Chinese Spring chromosome 6B, IWGSC CS RefSeq v2.1, whole genome shotgun sequence DNA encoding:
- the LOC123134942 gene encoding CRIB domain-containing protein RIC7 isoform X2 translates to MKGLLKGLRYISQIFDPKEPEIQIGAPTDVKHVAHIGWDNNSVANPAWMNEFKSQPGASGSGGLEGAGAGAGAEQPGGGGGGGGGGAPKAEQSEAKPRRTRGKGSGSGEGKREGRRTAKAEASAEGGEGEAAAPKPRRRKPKTSGGGSGSGSRSKPASGGAASESSAAEAEDG
- the LOC123134942 gene encoding CRIB domain-containing protein RIC7 isoform X1, with translation MKGLLKGLRYISQIFVADPKEPEIQIGAPTDVKHVAHIGWDNNSVANPAWMNEFKSQPGASGSGGLEGAGAGAGAEQPGGGGGGGGGGAPKAEQSEAKPRRTRGKGSGSGEGKREGRRTAKAEASAEGGEGEAAAPKPRRRKPKTSGGGSGSGSRSKPASGGAASESSAAEAEDG